TTCCTGTCGATGGAAACGCTGATTTCCCGGTTGATCCGGGCGCTGATTTCCGCCATGGGAACGAGGATTTCCTCCGAGATGAAGACGTCTTTTTCGAGTTTAATCGTGTGGATTGACTCCAGGGCGGAAAGGACTGTTTCCCTGATGCCGCCTGTATTTCCTTTGATCATAAAACCACCTCTTATCTGGAAAATATCCTATCACGAAAGCGGGAAAAAGGCAAGGGTTTTCTCCGCCACGGAGAATTTTCCCGCCACAGAGCCCGTGTCGGAATCCTGTCCGGACAAAATAAACAAAAAAAACTTGCCTATTTGCGTATCCTATGGTATAATATTATGAGATAAACGTTCGCATTTTTTGGTTTTGTTGCGCCAGGCGCGAAAAAACCCATATAGGCGGGCAAACGGGATGAGGAAAATGCTTGGTATTATGGGCGCCATGCGGGAAGAAACGGAAGCGTTGCGCGGGGAAATGCGCGACGCCGTTGCGCTATCCGCTGGAAATCTGCAATTTGTCCGGGGCAGCCTCGCCGGAAGGGACATTGTCCTGACCCAATGCGGCATCGGGAAAGTGAACGCGGCCATGGCCGCGACGCTGATGATCGAGCGCTTCGGGGCGGAAAAGCTCTTCTTCACCGGCGTGGCCGGCGCCATTGATCCGGTCCTCGATATCGGAGATATCGTTATCGGGACGTCCCTCATCGAGCATGACTTCGATATTACAGCCTTCGGGCGCGCCCCCGGGGAGATTCCGGGCATGGAAACGATCGGTTTTCCCTGCGATTCCGGACTCGTCGAACTGGCGGACGTACAGGCAAAAAAACTCTTTCAGGACATCAAAGCGGTCAGGGGCGTCATCTTGAGCGGCGATCAATTCATCGCGTCCCCCGAAAAAATAGATTGGTTGAAACACACATTTGGCGGTATATGCACAGAAATGGAAGGGGCGGCGGTCGCCCACGTCTGTCATTTGTTGCGCGTACCCTGTCTGGTCCTCCGGGCGATCTCCGACAGGGCCGACGGCAACGCCAAAACAGACTTCGGGGCCTTTGTCCGCACATCGGCGCTGCGGTCCAAAGTCCTTCTGACAAGCCTCCTGCAATCGCTCTGAGGCCAAAATCCCCGGGCGGGTGATTCCATGGACGTGAAGACGGAAAATCCAACGACAACAACTCAAAACAATATAGACGCGCTGCTGGAAGAGCTCTACGCCTATTCCATGCACGGGATCAAGCTGGGCCTTGAAAACATCCGCATCCTATGCCGGATGTTGGGCAATCCCCAGAGGCGCTACAAGGTCATCCACATCGCCGGCACAAACGGCAAGGGATCCGTGACCGCGACGATCGACAATGTCCTCCGAAAGGCGGGCTGCCGGGTCGGACGCTACATTTCCCCCCACATCCTGCGTTTCAACGAAAGAATCGCCGTGGACGGGGAATATATCACGGACGAAGAGATCGCCCGATATTACGGGCGGGTTCGGGAAGCCATCGCCATATCCGACGTGAAACCCACGTTTTTCGAAGTCACGACGGCCATGATGTTTCTCTGGTTCGCCGACAAAGGCGTCGAGTACGCGGTTGTGGAGACCGGCATGGGCGGGCGCTTCGACGCGACGAACATCTGCGACGACCTCATCTGCGTCATCACCAACGTGACGCTGGAGCATACGGAATTTCTGGGAAAAACGGTCCGCAAGATCTCCCGGGAAAAGGCCGGAATCATCAAACATTGCCGCGACGTCATCGTCGGCGATTCCAAGCCCACATTCCTCGGGCAGATCACAAAGGCCATGCCCAAGGGCGCCTGGCCCGTCAACGTCCTCGCAAAGTACAAGGGCGCGAGGTTTACCAGCGATTACGACAACTTTACGATAACGGTCCATGTGGACGGCAAATCCTACGTCTACAGCTTATTCGGGGACTATCAGTTCAAGAATTTCCTCTGCGCCTACGAGGCCCTCAAAAGGCTTCGGGTATCGGAGGAGGCCATGATTGAGGGCTTTGCCACGACGGTCTGGGAATGCCGCTTCGAACGCTGGTCAAAGGATCCCCTGATCATTCTCGACGGGGCCCACAACGCCGACGGCATGGCGGAACTGGCCAAAATTATCCGCAAGGGCTTCGCGCGAAAGGACGTCGTCGTCATCACTTCGATCCTCAAAGACAAGAAAATCGAAGACATGGGCGTATCCCTCGACAGCATGGCGGATACCGTGATCTTTACGGCCATCACCCACAATCCCCGGGGACTTCGGGGGGAAGAGGTCTTGGCCCGGATAAGTTCCGCGGAGGCCGAGCACCTTGTGGAAAACGATCTCGGCGAGGCGGCGCGGCTGGCGCGGGAAATGAACAAAAAACTGACCCTTGTCTGCGGATCCTTCTATCTCCTCAGCGAGTGGAAGGAAAAATTTACGAATCAGTGAATCAACGACCCAACAGCTCAACTTATTCACAACGCAAAGCTATAAACGTATCCGGGAAAGATGCGTATCATTGAAACAAAGGATTTTTATCATGGACAAGCACGGAAATCGGGCTCAAAAGCAGACGAAAAAAATACCGGATCCCTTCCGCACGGCGGTAAAGGTTTTGCTGCTCACGCTATTTTTGGTCGCGGAGACTTTCCTCGTCCGGAGCGTGCTGGCGGAAAGAACGGAAACGGCCCTTCGCAAAAAAGAATTTACGGACCGGGTCGAAGCGGGTTTTCGTATGCGCGACGGGTCCTTTTACCGGAATACCGAATATGTCAAGCAATACCGGGCGCGAACGGCCCCGGCGGCCGTGGTGGTTTCCCACACGTCCGACTCCGCAAAGGGTGATCTGATTGAGTAACGCCTCAAACCCCACCATCGGCGATCTGATTGCGGCCCTCTCCCTCGAGGTCCTGAATCCGGGCAATCCCGGCCGGGAGATCGAGGGGCCCAATATCTACCAGATCGGCTATGAGCTGACGGGTTTTTTTAATTACAGCAAGGCCGAGCTGGAGCAGTCCATCCAGATCTGCGGCCGCAAGGAACTCATGTATATCAAGACTTTGCCCCGGGACAAAATCGATTCCCTGCTGGCAAAGTATTTTTCATTTCATTTTCCGGCCCTGATCATCACCTGGGACGACCCGGAAATCGAGGCCGTCATGGTGAAAAAGGCCGCGGCCCAGGACGTGACGCTCCTGAAGAGTAAATTGGACACGCCGGTCACGATCCGGATGCTGAAGGTCTTTTTGCAGAAGCGCTTCGTCGATGAGATGATCCTGCAGGGGCACATTTTCCTTGAAATCTACGGCATCGGCGTTTTGATCACGGGCTATGAGGACGCGAAAATCGGCGTGACCATAGAGCTTTTGGATCGGGGGCACCGGATGATAACCGACGACAACGTCGTCGTCAGAAGGCTCGCCGAAAATTACCTCGAGGGCTGCAATCGCCTCGACAAGAGTCAGGAAGACAGCCATTTCTTTCTGGAAAACAAAAAAGACGGCACGAAGATCGATATCACGACCCAGTACGGCATCCAGTCCACAAGGGCCAGAAAGAAAATCGACCTCCTGATCGTGCTGGAGGAATGGCACGAGAGTGAGTTTTACGACAGATTGGGCCTCGACGAGTATTATACGGAGCTTCTGGGGGAAAGGGTGCCCAAGATCGTCCTTCCGGTCAGGAAAGGGCGCAATCTGGCGGTCATTCTCGAAGCGGCGGCCATGAATAGCAGGCTCAAAAAAATCGGGGAAAATTCCGCCGAAATCTTCGTGGCGGAGACGAAAAAGATCATCGAAGAAAACAAGCGGCATCAGGGGGATCAGGCTATGGAGAAAAAAGCCATCGGGATCGCGGATCTCAAAAATGAATTCGGGCTCAAAGTATTGGCGGGAGAGGAATATCTCGCGAAGACCACGGTGTCCACAGTGTCCATTCACCGGCCGGCCCTGGCCCTTTCGGGCTATTTTGATCTCTTTGAGGATCCGGAAAATATCTGCATCCAGGTCCTTTCCCGGGACGAATTCCGCTACCTCTCGTCGATCCCCGAAGACGTCAGGGAAGCCAATATGAGAAAGTATCTGAGCTATCCCTTTCCGATGATCGTCACGACCATCGATACGGATATCCCCCAATGGTTTTACGACATGCTGAAGGAAACGCGGCTCGTGCTCTGCCGGAGCCCCTACCGCAAGGTTTCCCAGATCATCGCCAATTTCAACGGCTATCTGGAGACGGCCTTCAACCCTACGATTTCCACCCACGGGGTCTTTCTGGAGCTCTACGGCTTCGGCGTATTGATCACGGGAAAGAGTCAGATCGGAAAGAGCGAAACGGCGCTGGAGCTCATCCACCGGGGGCACCGGCTCGTGGCCGACGATTTTGTGAAATTTTCCAAAGATACCGGCGGGGCCGTCGTCGGAAGGGCGGCAAGGCTGCCTTATTTTATGGAAGTGCGCGGCTTGGGCATCATCGACATCAAGGCCCTCTACGGCCTCGGGGCCGTCCGGCTCAACAAAAGGCTCGACTTCGTGATCGAGATGCGGGAACAGAAGACGGAAGACTACTTGACTTCGCTGCATTACGAGAGCGGGACCTTTGAGATCCTCGGGAAAAGCATCCCCAAGATCGTCCTCTACATGTCCTCGGGCAGAAACGCCGCGGCCATGGTGGAGATCGCGGTCATGAACCGCATGGCCCGGGCCTTGGGCCATGATCCCGACAAGCTCTACCGGGAAGGGCTCAAAAAACTCACCGAAGAAGAAAGAAAACTCATAGAGGAGAATCCGAGATAGAAAAAATGGACGCCATGCAAAGAATTTTGAAAATTATCCGGGCCAGCCGGCGCATCATCATCACGACCCATGTGAATCCCGACGGCGACGCCGTGGGCGCGTCTCTGGGGCTTTTTCTGGGGATCCGCAAATGGGCGTCCCGGGAAGAGGACTGGGATCCGCAGATCCGGATCGTGCTGGAGGATAAGGCCCCCGATACGACGGCCTTTCTGCCTTATTATGAACGCCTGGAGCGCTGGAGTTCCGACGAGCACTACGAGGGGGACCTTCTGATCTGCCTGGACGCCGCCGACCTCAAAAGACTGGGGAAAACGGCGGTACTCGCCGAGGACCATGTCGTCGTCAATATCGACCATCACATCACGAACCCCGGCTACGGCAAATACAACTACGTCAAGGACATTTCCTCGACCTCGGAGATCATTTTCCGCCTCCTGCAAAGCGCCGGAGCGCCGCTGGATACGGAGATCGGCGAGTGTCTCTATACGGGGCTCGTAAACGACACCGGCAATTTTTCCCATGACAACGTGACCAAGGATACGCTTTATATGGCGGGGACCTTGGTCGGGATCGGCGTCGATAACGCCAAAATCATCCGGGAGTTTTTGGAGAACAAGAGCTACGGGGCCATCAAGCTCATCGGCGAGGCCTTGTATTACATGCAGTTTTACCCCGAAGAAAAACTGGCCTACTACTATCTTCCTTACGCGGAGATGATCCGGCACGGCGGCAGGAAGGAAGACACCGAGAGCATCGTCGAAAGACTCATCGAGTATAATGAGGCCGAAGCGGCGCTCTTTATCCGGGAGGAGGAGACGGGACTTCTCAAGGGCAGTATGCGCAGCAAAGTCGATTCTGTGGACGTGGCCAAAATCGCGGGCTGCTTCGGTGGCGGCGGGCATAAAAAGGCCGCCGGCTTCACGGCCAAGGGGACGGCGGACGCCGTGCTCGCGAAAGTTTTGAGACAATTGTCGGAAAATGAGCGGAAAAAATAAAAAAAGCATTGAAAAAAATCCCGAAAAATAGTATCCTATACATAAGAGATGAAAAGAAACGAAGCGATCTGATTTTTTTAAGCGAAACGGAGGTTCGGCATGGAAATCGTATTTATCAGGCCAGGCAGGATTGAAGACTGCGAAAAATGTATCCCGGAAATCAAGAGCAACAAGATAATGCTGATCAATTTGTCCGACGTGGAAAATGACAAAGCCCAGCGGATCATCAACTACCTGAGCGGCGCCATGTATATGCAGGAAGGCCTGCTGAAGGACGTGGCCGAACGGATTTTCTGCACGATCCCCCGGGGGGTCAAGCACTCGTATCTGACAAATGAAGACGAAGAACCGGAAATCACCATCGACAGATGACAACCAATGAGTCCTGTGACGCCCCGCCTGTGACGGGGCTTGTCTTTGTGAAGGAGCGCCCATGGAAGCGGCAAGAGCAAAAGAAAGCGGAAATATCGGCGAAATCAGCGCCAAACAGCTGAGCCTGGAGATCGCGAGGCGGAAGAAAACCCGGACCCGGGTGATCCTCGGCATCACGCTGATCCTTGTCGTGATCAGCATCCTCAATATGTACAGCACGGCCCTGCTTTCCCCCGACCGGAGGCAGATCATCCGGAATCATTCGGCCTACCTGCTGCTGGCGCTGGCGGCCGGGGCAATCTGCTCCAACATCTCCTACCGCCGCTTTGACGGCAAGCGCCTGTGTCTCCTGCTCCTTTTGGGTTCCGTGGCGGGGCTTGTCCTCATGCTCGTGGGGCACAATTTCCTGCCGAAATTTTTCCCGCGGATCAACAACACCAAGAGTTGGATGCGCCTGGGGAGCATCGGCTTCCAGCCGGCGGAATTTCTGAAACTGCCCTTTATCATCTTGATCGCCCATCACCTCGCCTATTGCGAGGAACATAAACTCAAAAACTTCGCGGTCGTGGCCAATGTGCTGCCCGTATATTTCGTTTTCGCGGTCCTGATCCTGCTGCAAAACGACCTCGGGACCGCCATCCACTACGGATTGATTCTCTGCTTCATGCTGTTTTTCGCCCGTATCGATATGCTCTATATCCTGGGGGCGGGGGGACTGGCCCTCTCGTCTCTTTCGGGGCTGACGCTCTGGCTGCTGTCTCTGGGCGGGCAAAACATCAAGGGTTACAAGCTCAAGCGGATCTGGCTTTTTATCACGGGGCTCACCCGGGGCGAATACGACCCCGACATCGGCTATCAGGTGGGGCAGTCGATCCTCGCCTTCGGCAACGGCGGCTGGAAGGGACAGGGCTATTCCAACGGCATCCTGAAGCACGGCTACCTGCCCGAGACCCGCACGGACTTC
This DNA window, taken from Fusobacteriaceae bacterium, encodes the following:
- a CDS encoding FtsW/RodA/SpoVE family cell cycle protein, which gives rise to MEAARAKESGNIGEISAKQLSLEIARRKKTRTRVILGITLILVVISILNMYSTALLSPDRRQIIRNHSAYLLLALAAGAICSNISYRRFDGKRLCLLLLLGSVAGLVLMLVGHNFLPKFFPRINNTKSWMRLGSIGFQPAEFLKLPFIILIAHHLAYCEEHKLKNFAVVANVLPVYFVFAVLILLQNDLGTAIHYGLILCFMLFFARIDMLYILGAGGLALSSLSGLTLWLLSLGGQNIKGYKLKRIWLFITGLTRGEYDPDIGYQVGQSILAFGNGGWKGQGYSNGILKHGYLPETRTDFILATLGEEFGFIGLLVIFILFFLLFTLTRSTAMDVGRPFGRYLAVGIGGFLMTQMFINLFVVIGLLPVMGVPMPILSYGGTSILTIFLALSMIMNMNFQTNDGQ
- a CDS encoding bifunctional oligoribonuclease/PAP phosphatase NrnA; this translates as MQRILKIIRASRRIIITTHVNPDGDAVGASLGLFLGIRKWASREEDWDPQIRIVLEDKAPDTTAFLPYYERLERWSSDEHYEGDLLICLDAADLKRLGKTAVLAEDHVVVNIDHHITNPGYGKYNYVKDISSTSEIIFRLLQSAGAPLDTEIGECLYTGLVNDTGNFSHDNVTKDTLYMAGTLVGIGVDNAKIIREFLENKSYGAIKLIGEALYYMQFYPEEKLAYYYLPYAEMIRHGGRKEDTESIVERLIEYNEAEAALFIREEETGLLKGSMRSKVDSVDVAKIAGCFGGGGHKKAAGFTAKGTADAVLAKVLRQLSENERKK
- a CDS encoding bifunctional folylpolyglutamate synthase/dihydrofolate synthase encodes the protein MDVKTENPTTTTQNNIDALLEELYAYSMHGIKLGLENIRILCRMLGNPQRRYKVIHIAGTNGKGSVTATIDNVLRKAGCRVGRYISPHILRFNERIAVDGEYITDEEIARYYGRVREAIAISDVKPTFFEVTTAMMFLWFADKGVEYAVVETGMGGRFDATNICDDLICVITNVTLEHTEFLGKTVRKISREKAGIIKHCRDVIVGDSKPTFLGQITKAMPKGAWPVNVLAKYKGARFTSDYDNFTITVHVDGKSYVYSLFGDYQFKNFLCAYEALKRLRVSEEAMIEGFATTVWECRFERWSKDPLIILDGAHNADGMAELAKIIRKGFARKDVVVITSILKDKKIEDMGVSLDSMADTVIFTAITHNPRGLRGEEVLARISSAEAEHLVENDLGEAARLAREMNKKLTLVCGSFYLLSEWKEKFTNQ
- the sepF gene encoding cell division protein SepF — protein: MEIVFIRPGRIEDCEKCIPEIKSNKIMLINLSDVENDKAQRIINYLSGAMYMQEGLLKDVAERIFCTIPRGVKHSYLTNEDEEPEITIDR
- the hprK gene encoding HPr(Ser) kinase/phosphatase, with product MSNASNPTIGDLIAALSLEVLNPGNPGREIEGPNIYQIGYELTGFFNYSKAELEQSIQICGRKELMYIKTLPRDKIDSLLAKYFSFHFPALIITWDDPEIEAVMVKKAAAQDVTLLKSKLDTPVTIRMLKVFLQKRFVDEMILQGHIFLEIYGIGVLITGYEDAKIGVTIELLDRGHRMITDDNVVVRRLAENYLEGCNRLDKSQEDSHFFLENKKDGTKIDITTQYGIQSTRARKKIDLLIVLEEWHESEFYDRLGLDEYYTELLGERVPKIVLPVRKGRNLAVILEAAAMNSRLKKIGENSAEIFVAETKKIIEENKRHQGDQAMEKKAIGIADLKNEFGLKVLAGEEYLAKTTVSTVSIHRPALALSGYFDLFEDPENICIQVLSRDEFRYLSSIPEDVREANMRKYLSYPFPMIVTTIDTDIPQWFYDMLKETRLVLCRSPYRKVSQIIANFNGYLETAFNPTISTHGVFLELYGFGVLITGKSQIGKSETALELIHRGHRLVADDFVKFSKDTGGAVVGRAARLPYFMEVRGLGIIDIKALYGLGAVRLNKRLDFVIEMREQKTEDYLTSLHYESGTFEILGKSIPKIVLYMSSGRNAAAMVEIAVMNRMARALGHDPDKLYREGLKKLTEEERKLIEENPR
- a CDS encoding 5'-methylthioadenosine/adenosylhomocysteine nucleosidase — protein: MRKMLGIMGAMREETEALRGEMRDAVALSAGNLQFVRGSLAGRDIVLTQCGIGKVNAAMAATLMIERFGAEKLFFTGVAGAIDPVLDIGDIVIGTSLIEHDFDITAFGRAPGEIPGMETIGFPCDSGLVELADVQAKKLFQDIKAVRGVILSGDQFIASPEKIDWLKHTFGGICTEMEGAAVAHVCHLLRVPCLVLRAISDRADGNAKTDFGAFVRTSALRSKVLLTSLLQSL